The Thalassotalea sp. HSM 43 genome window below encodes:
- a CDS encoding YigZ family protein, whose product MSKTNITAKATPYLVPAEPLVFETEVLRSRFICAIARCNSAESAKAFIDSKRQQFPDASHNCYAFMHSRPEISTAYGFSDDGEPTGCAGKPMLAVLQGSDIGEICAVVTRYFGGTKLGTGGMQRAYANAVRQAINVLATELVTPRDTVTLQCDYGQLKDIEHVVAAFDGEILSKDYGVDISLSVAIPIPAIDAYCQRIVEITAGRVIPNNPLL is encoded by the coding sequence ATGAGCAAAACCAACATAACTGCTAAAGCGACGCCGTATTTGGTACCCGCAGAACCTTTGGTGTTTGAGACCGAGGTTCTGCGCAGTCGCTTTATTTGTGCCATTGCGCGTTGTAATAGCGCCGAAAGTGCGAAAGCGTTTATCGACAGTAAACGCCAGCAATTTCCAGATGCCTCACACAACTGTTATGCGTTTATGCACAGTCGACCTGAAATAAGTACCGCCTATGGCTTTAGTGACGATGGTGAGCCAACAGGTTGCGCCGGAAAACCCATGTTAGCGGTGCTACAAGGCAGTGATATTGGTGAAATTTGCGCCGTTGTTACTCGTTACTTTGGTGGTACCAAGTTAGGTACCGGTGGCATGCAACGGGCCTATGCAAACGCGGTTAGACAAGCCATTAATGTATTAGCAACCGAGTTGGTTACCCCTAGGGATACGGTGACATTGCAATGCGATTATGGTCAGTTAAAAGACATCGAGCATGTCGTTGCTGCGTTTGACGGTGAGATCCTTAGCAAAGACTACGGTGTTGATATTTCCCTTAGCGTCGCTATTCCCATTCCAGCCATAGATGCCTATTGTCAGCGTATTGTTGAGATCACCGCTGGACGGGTGATTCCCAATAACCCTTTGCTCTAA
- the rsmB gene encoding 16S rRNA (cytosine(967)-C(5))-methyltransferase RsmB: MSKNLRALAAKCVYAVVDKGRSLSDELPKQQGLVESPKDKGLLQELCYGVLRYLPELEHHVRRFVDKPLKGKQRVGHFLLLVGIYQIKYTRIPDHAAVAETVAATGPLKSRHLKGMVNAVLRSYQRQPDSDDELPDAVRYNHPSWFLKKIQQGYPQHWQQIVEANLQRPSMWLRVNQQKTTVTDYKALLAAADIDVASEDPDSHGLLLSQAVDVTRLPHFHDGWVSVQDGAAQMAAVLLAAESGDKVLDCCAAPGGKTCHILERRAEIDVTAIDIEAERLTRVEENLQRLGLTAKVLCADAADTSDWFDGEMFDRILIDAPCSGTGVIRKNPDIKWLRRASDIDALVVLQRQILDAIWAILKPGGIMVYATCSILPEENSEQIQRFVKENQDATLLNLTRANASQDWQILPGNESMDGFYYAKLQKSANV, encoded by the coding sequence ATGTCTAAAAATTTGCGCGCACTGGCAGCTAAGTGTGTCTATGCGGTGGTCGATAAAGGCCGCAGTCTCAGTGATGAATTACCTAAGCAACAAGGCTTAGTCGAGTCACCTAAAGACAAAGGCTTATTGCAAGAGCTGTGTTATGGCGTGTTACGTTATTTACCAGAGCTTGAACACCATGTCCGCCGATTTGTTGATAAACCATTAAAAGGCAAGCAGCGAGTGGGTCACTTTCTATTGTTGGTTGGTATTTATCAAATCAAATATACCCGCATTCCCGATCACGCTGCGGTAGCAGAAACCGTCGCTGCCACAGGCCCTTTAAAAAGTCGTCATTTAAAAGGTATGGTCAATGCGGTATTGCGCTCTTATCAACGTCAACCTGACAGCGATGACGAGTTGCCCGATGCCGTGCGTTATAACCACCCTTCTTGGTTTTTGAAAAAAATTCAACAAGGCTATCCGCAACACTGGCAACAGATTGTCGAAGCAAACCTGCAGCGACCATCAATGTGGCTGCGGGTTAATCAGCAAAAAACCACAGTGACAGATTACAAAGCGCTATTGGCGGCAGCCGATATTGACGTCGCTAGCGAAGATCCAGATAGCCATGGCCTGTTATTAAGCCAAGCGGTTGATGTCACTCGTCTGCCACATTTTCATGACGGTTGGGTGTCAGTACAAGACGGCGCTGCACAAATGGCAGCGGTATTACTTGCCGCAGAAAGCGGCGATAAAGTACTTGATTGCTGCGCCGCACCGGGTGGCAAAACCTGTCATATTCTAGAGCGTAGAGCGGAAATTGACGTTACCGCTATCGACATAGAAGCAGAACGCTTAACCCGCGTTGAAGAAAACCTGCAACGTTTAGGATTAACAGCCAAAGTGCTATGTGCCGATGCCGCCGATACCAGCGATTGGTTCGATGGTGAAATGTTTGACCGGATATTAATTGATGCGCCTTGTTCAGGAACCGGTGTTATACGTAAAAACCCTGACATAAAATGGCTGCGTCGGGCATCTGATATAGACGCTCTGGTTGTGCTACAAAGACAAATACTTGATGCTATATGGGCTATCCTTAAGCCTGGCGGCATCATGGTTTATGCTACGTGTTCCATTCTTCCTGAAGAAAATAGCGAACAAATACAAAGATTTGTTAAAGAAAACCAAGATGCGACTTTGCTTAACCTAACTCGTGCCAATGCAAGCCAAGATTGGCAAATATTGCCTGGAAACGAGTCAATGGACGGCTTTTATTATGCGAAACTACAAAAAAGTGCTAACGTTTAG
- the pepQ gene encoding Xaa-Pro dipeptidase → MTELQQHFAAHIEELQRRTATILQRQGLDSLCIHAGKTLGVFMDDMYYPFKTNPHFKAWLPITDTANCWLIVNGQDKPVLAFYQPTDFWHKVTKLEDSYWTDFFDIKLIAKPDQVVDILPADKSRTAYIGAHAEVANDYGFAIQNPDAVIHYFHYHRAYKTDYDLACLRQANKIAVKGHNAAKQAFMANASEFEIQLAYLTATGQGENEMPYGNIIALNENAAILHYTVLEKQAPAEHLSFLIDAGASFNGYAADITRTYAKQQNEFAELIQAVDVMQQNLVSALKPGSSYVDLHIENHYQLAKVLKQFDIVRMDSEAMVAEGVTRAFYPHGLGHHLGLQVHDMGGFMANEQGDLVSAPEAHPFLRTTRGIESKQVFTIEPGLYFIDEFLQGLQNSKHASQINWDKIATLKPFGGIRIEDNVIVHDDGIENMTRDLGLA, encoded by the coding sequence ATGACTGAACTGCAACAACACTTTGCGGCGCATATTGAAGAATTGCAACGCCGTACCGCGACGATTCTGCAACGCCAAGGTTTAGATTCTTTGTGTATTCACGCGGGTAAAACCTTGGGTGTATTTATGGATGATATGTATTATCCATTCAAAACCAACCCACATTTCAAAGCGTGGTTGCCAATAACAGACACCGCTAATTGTTGGTTAATCGTCAATGGTCAAGATAAGCCGGTGTTGGCGTTTTATCAACCGACCGACTTTTGGCATAAGGTGACGAAGCTGGAAGACAGCTATTGGACTGATTTCTTTGATATCAAACTTATTGCCAAACCTGATCAAGTGGTTGATATCTTGCCAGCAGATAAAAGCCGAACCGCCTATATTGGCGCCCATGCCGAGGTTGCCAATGATTATGGCTTTGCAATACAAAACCCTGATGCAGTCATTCATTACTTCCACTATCATCGAGCCTATAAAACCGACTACGATTTAGCATGCCTGCGTCAGGCCAATAAAATCGCTGTGAAAGGTCATAATGCTGCCAAACAAGCGTTTATGGCCAATGCCTCTGAGTTCGAGATTCAACTTGCCTATTTAACGGCGACAGGTCAGGGCGAAAATGAAATGCCTTATGGCAATATCATCGCCTTGAATGAAAACGCGGCGATTTTGCATTACACCGTTTTGGAAAAACAGGCACCAGCCGAGCACTTGTCGTTCTTAATTGATGCCGGAGCCAGTTTTAACGGTTACGCCGCGGATATCACCCGTACTTATGCCAAGCAACAAAACGAATTCGCTGAATTAATACAGGCTGTTGATGTGATGCAGCAAAACTTAGTCTCAGCACTTAAACCGGGTAGCAGCTATGTCGATTTGCACATTGAAAATCACTATCAGTTAGCCAAGGTATTGAAGCAATTTGATATTGTACGCATGGACAGCGAAGCCATGGTTGCTGAAGGTGTAACTCGCGCATTTTACCCACACGGCCTTGGTCATCACCTGGGGTTACAAGTGCATGATATGGGTGGCTTTATGGCCAACGAGCAAGGTGACTTAGTCAGTGCACCCGAGGCACATCCATTCTTACGTACAACTCGCGGCATTGAAAGTAAGCAAGTGTTTACTATCGAGCCTGGCCTTTATTTTATTGATGAGTTTTTGCAAGGCTTGCAAAATTCCAAGCATGCTAGCCAGATAAACTGGGATAAAATCGCCACCTTAAAACCGTTTGGCGGCATTCGTATCGAAGACAATGTTATCGTTCATGACGATGGTATTGAAAACATGACGCGTGATCTTGGTTTAGCTTAA
- the def gene encoding peptide deformylase has translation MTVLNVLRFPDERLRTIAEPVTEVTDETRQIIDDMFETMYAENGVGLAATQVDIHQRIVVIDVSEDKSEPIVLINPQITEHSGDIMINEEGCLSVPGSYAKVERNTEVTVNAINKDGDAFELDASELLAICIQHELDHLKGVLFVDYLSPLKRQRIKAKLEKAARLENRA, from the coding sequence ATGACAGTTTTAAATGTATTACGCTTCCCTGATGAGCGTCTAAGAACCATAGCAGAACCGGTTACAGAAGTAACTGACGAAACTCGCCAAATTATCGACGATATGTTCGAAACCATGTACGCCGAAAACGGCGTAGGTTTGGCGGCAACCCAGGTAGATATTCACCAACGTATTGTTGTTATTGATGTCAGTGAAGATAAATCAGAGCCAATTGTTTTGATCAATCCACAAATCACTGAACACAGTGGCGATATTATGATCAACGAAGAAGGTTGCTTATCGGTACCCGGTAGCTACGCAAAAGTTGAGCGTAATACCGAAGTAACCGTTAACGCCATCAATAAAGATGGCGACGCATTCGAGCTTGATGCGTCGGAACTGTTGGCTATCTGTATTCAGCACGAACTGGATCACTTAAAGGGTGTGCTGTTTGTTGATTACCTGTCGCCATTAAAACGCCAGCGTATCAAAGCAAAGCTAGAAAAAGCCGCTCGTCTGGAAAATCGCGCCTAA
- a CDS encoding TrkH family potassium uptake protein: protein MQYRNIIRIIGILVMILSFTMLPPALISLIYGDGGGVAFITSFLLCVGAGFLGWYPNRSEKGDLRAREGFLIVVLFWTVLASFSSVPLMLTEQPNLSVTDAFFESFSGLTTTGATILTKIEGLPHAVLWYRQQLQWLGGMGIIVLAVAVLPMLGVGGMQLYRAETPGPVKDSKMTPRIADTAKHLWYIYLSLTIACALSYWAAGMTPFDAISHSFSTIAIGGFSTHDASMGYFDSPLINVICVVFLLIAGVNFALHFTAWNSKSIRSYFYDPEFKAFMSIQMVLTLVCFFSLLAYGVTANFEEAFDDALFQAVSISTTAGFATTDFSAWPAMLPILLIFSSFIGGCAGSTGGGMKVMRIILLYLQGIRELSRLIHPKAIITIKLGRKALPDKVVDAIWGFFAAYAVIFIICMVLIMASGIDEMTAFTAVAACLNNLGPGLGEVAANFASVNDFSKWVLIIAMLFGRLEIFTLLVLFMPSFWRD, encoded by the coding sequence ATGCAATACCGTAATATTATCCGGATCATCGGCATTCTGGTTATGATCCTCAGCTTTACCATGTTACCGCCGGCGCTGATCTCTTTGATCTACGGCGATGGTGGTGGTGTTGCATTTATTACTTCGTTTTTATTGTGTGTTGGCGCCGGTTTTCTCGGTTGGTACCCCAACCGCAGCGAAAAAGGTGATCTTAGAGCCCGCGAAGGCTTTTTAATCGTCGTCTTGTTCTGGACCGTACTGGCCAGCTTCTCTTCTGTACCACTAATGCTAACCGAACAACCGAACTTATCGGTTACCGATGCCTTCTTTGAATCGTTTTCTGGTCTTACTACAACCGGCGCAACCATACTGACTAAAATAGAGGGTTTGCCTCATGCCGTACTTTGGTATCGCCAGCAACTGCAATGGTTAGGTGGCATGGGTATCATCGTTTTAGCGGTTGCCGTATTACCTATGCTAGGTGTTGGTGGTATGCAGCTGTATCGTGCCGAAACGCCGGGTCCAGTTAAAGACTCTAAAATGACGCCACGTATTGCCGATACGGCAAAACACCTGTGGTATATCTATTTATCGTTAACCATCGCTTGTGCATTAAGTTATTGGGCGGCAGGAATGACGCCGTTTGATGCCATTTCACATTCGTTCTCGACGATAGCGATTGGTGGCTTTTCGACTCACGATGCGTCGATGGGCTATTTTGACAGCCCTTTGATCAATGTGATTTGTGTGGTGTTCTTACTGATTGCTGGTGTTAACTTTGCCTTGCACTTTACCGCCTGGAACAGCAAAAGCATTCGCTCTTATTTTTACGATCCTGAATTTAAAGCGTTTATGTCGATTCAAATGGTATTAACGCTCGTATGCTTCTTTAGTTTGTTGGCCTATGGTGTTACGGCAAATTTTGAAGAAGCATTTGATGATGCGTTATTCCAAGCGGTGTCGATAAGCACCACCGCAGGATTCGCGACCACCGATTTTTCGGCCTGGCCAGCGATGTTGCCGATATTACTTATTTTTTCCAGCTTTATTGGTGGTTGTGCCGGGTCAACCGGTGGTGGCATGAAAGTGATGCGTATCATTTTGCTATACCTACAAGGTATTCGTGAATTGAGCCGTCTGATTCACCCGAAAGCGATCATCACTATAAAACTTGGTCGCAAAGCGTTACCGGACAAAGTCGTTGATGCAATCTGGGGCTTCTTTGCGGCGTATGCGGTGATCTTTATTATTTGTATGGTGTTGATCATGGCGTCAGGCATCGATGAAATGACTGCCTTTACAGCGGTTGCAGCCTGTTTGAATAACTTGGGCCCAGGTTTAGGTGAAGTGGCGGCGAACTTTGCTTCGGTCAATGACTTCAGTAAATGGGTGCTGATCATTGCCATGCTATTTGGCCGTTTGGAAATATTTACCTTATTGGTGTTATTCATGCCGTCGTTCTGGCGTGATTAA
- the dprA gene encoding DNA-processing protein DprA produces MMTSAHTTLVSYLRLRLVPRLANNIKIKLLHQYGLDGLRKLDASALSSMGFSHKQRQAMLNPEIKRIEQFIELANKHQMSIIGYLDKRYPQQLKHIENAPIVLFVQGNIKLLNLPQLAMVGSRSATVGARHHCHQFAADLSRYCVITSGLAIGIDAAAHCGALDANGYTLAVVATGLDSVYPARHRALAKRILDQQGTIISECLPGSKPFAGAFPRRNRIVTGMSLGVFVIEATLKSGSLISARLALEQNREVFAMPGAISNVQTQGCHYLLKQGAQLVDNHADIVDMLDLKPLAGRINIEQQLLAKTGLKKLQKKCSEDLFLDPLLRSVDYEAVTTVDIIASRSKLPIEEVLTRLMTLELRGLVTAVPGGYIKLQHKV; encoded by the coding sequence ATGATGACTTCTGCTCACACCACGCTAGTGTCGTACCTGCGCTTGCGCCTCGTACCGCGTCTTGCCAATAACATCAAAATTAAATTACTGCATCAATATGGTTTAGATGGACTACGAAAGCTAGACGCTAGCGCCCTAAGTAGCATGGGTTTTAGTCACAAACAACGCCAAGCCATGCTAAACCCTGAGATAAAGCGCATTGAGCAATTTATCGAGCTAGCGAATAAACATCAAATGAGCATAATTGGTTATCTGGATAAGCGTTATCCGCAGCAGCTTAAACACATCGAAAATGCACCAATTGTGTTGTTTGTACAAGGCAACATAAAGTTATTAAACTTGCCGCAATTGGCAATGGTTGGCTCACGAAGTGCCACAGTCGGCGCACGTCATCATTGTCATCAGTTTGCCGCCGATTTAAGCCGTTATTGTGTGATCACTTCAGGTCTGGCGATAGGTATTGATGCTGCTGCTCACTGCGGTGCATTGGATGCCAATGGTTATACCTTAGCCGTGGTGGCAACAGGTCTAGATAGTGTCTATCCGGCACGACATCGGGCGCTAGCCAAGCGTATACTCGACCAACAAGGAACCATCATCAGTGAATGCCTGCCGGGCAGCAAACCTTTTGCTGGTGCGTTTCCTCGTCGCAACCGCATTGTCACTGGCATGAGCCTTGGTGTGTTCGTCATTGAAGCGACTTTAAAAAGTGGCTCATTGATCTCGGCGCGCCTGGCGCTAGAGCAAAACAGAGAGGTGTTTGCCATGCCGGGGGCGATAAGTAATGTGCAAACACAAGGTTGTCACTACTTACTAAAACAGGGCGCGCAGTTAGTCGATAACCATGCTGATATCGTCGACATGTTAGATCTAAAGCCGCTTGCCGGTCGTATCAATATAGAGCAACAATTATTGGCAAAAACAGGCCTTAAAAAATTACAAAAAAAGTGTTCTGAGGACTTGTTTCTCGATCCATTGTTGCGTAGTGTGGATTATGAAGCTGTTACAACCGTGGACATAATAGCTTCTCGAAGTAAGCTTCCCATAGAGGAAGTATTAACTCGATTGATGACGCTAGAGCTAAGAGGTCTGGTAACCGCGGTACCAGGTGGCTACATCAAATTGCAACATAAGGTTTAA
- the fmt gene encoding methionyl-tRNA formyltransferase, with translation MSKPLNIIFAGTPDFAAKHLQALIDSQHNVVAVYCPPDKPAGRGKKLTACAVKQLAQQHDIRVEQPLNFKQQDDQQQLARYNADVMVVVAYGLLLPKVILDAPRLGCVNVHGSLLPRWRGAAPIQRSLETGDAETGVTIMQMDIGLDTGDMLLKASCPITSADTSASLYEKLAELGPKALLDVMAQMAEGTHQAQPQDNNLANYAAKLTKEEAIIDWSLPAAVLDRKIRAYQPWPFAQFIYNDGKNQHRIKIWQATAVASQSNATAGTITEVNKQGIRVATGDGELQLTSLQLPGKKALHVADILNGRGDWFVSGQPITGHADV, from the coding sequence TTGTCTAAACCACTGAATATTATCTTTGCCGGTACGCCGGATTTCGCTGCCAAACATCTACAGGCACTCATCGACTCACAACACAATGTGGTCGCCGTATATTGTCCGCCAGATAAACCTGCTGGTCGCGGTAAAAAATTAACCGCTTGTGCGGTTAAGCAATTGGCACAGCAACACGATATTCGCGTAGAACAGCCACTAAACTTTAAACAACAAGACGATCAACAACAATTAGCCCGCTATAACGCCGATGTTATGGTCGTTGTTGCCTATGGTTTGTTGTTACCGAAAGTCATCCTTGATGCACCGCGATTAGGGTGTGTCAACGTTCACGGCTCATTGTTGCCGCGATGGCGCGGTGCAGCACCGATTCAACGTTCATTAGAAACGGGTGATGCCGAAACCGGTGTGACGATTATGCAAATGGATATTGGTTTGGATACCGGTGACATGCTATTAAAAGCCAGTTGCCCGATTACCAGTGCCGATACCAGTGCCAGTTTATATGAAAAATTAGCCGAATTAGGGCCAAAAGCCTTACTTGATGTGATGGCACAAATGGCTGAAGGCACGCATCAAGCGCAGCCACAAGATAACAATCTAGCCAACTACGCTGCAAAGCTCACTAAAGAAGAAGCCATAATCGACTGGTCATTACCCGCGGCGGTATTGGACAGAAAAATTCGCGCCTATCAACCTTGGCCATTTGCGCAGTTTATCTACAACGATGGTAAAAACCAGCATCGCATTAAAATATGGCAAGCAACAGCCGTTGCCAGTCAATCAAACGCGACCGCCGGCACCATAACCGAGGTTAATAAACAAGGTATTCGTGTCGCCACCGGTGACGGTGAGTTGCAATTAACCAGCTTACAGTTGCCCGGTAAAAAAGCCCTACACGTTGCCGACATCTTAAATGGTCGTGGCGACTGGTTTGTGAGCGGCCAACCAATCACAGGACACGCTGATGTCTAA
- the trkA gene encoding Trk system potassium transporter TrkA: protein MKIIILGAGQVGGTLAENLVGENNDITLVDVDSEKLRELQDKMDLQVVTGHGSHPDILEKAGAEDADMVIAVTSDDATNMLACQIAFSIFSTPVKIARIRSEQILKYKKRLFHNQDIPVDHIIAPEQLVTRDIARLIDYPGALQVREFAGAKVSLVGIRAYYGGLLVGHALSTLRDHIPNIDTRVAAIYRKGKPIRPLGTTVIEADDEVFFIAATRHIRAVMNELQKLEPAYKRIMIAGGGHIGAGLARMLEKNHQVKLIERNPQRAEYLSNELDNALVFNGDSSDRELLVEEHIDQIDVFIAVTNDDEANIMSSMVAKGCGARKTIALIQRNAYHDIIHDNILDIDIAVSPQQATISALLTHVRKGGVVNAYSLRRGAAESVEIVAHGDEQSSKVIGREIQDIKLPPGATIGAIVRGEEVLIAHSTTVIQADDHVILFLVDKKYISHIEKLFSVSAIFF from the coding sequence ATGAAGATAATCATTTTAGGTGCCGGTCAAGTTGGCGGCACCCTGGCAGAAAATCTGGTTGGTGAGAATAACGACATCACCTTAGTTGATGTTGACTCAGAAAAACTCAGAGAACTGCAAGACAAGATGGATTTACAGGTTGTTACCGGTCACGGTAGCCATCCTGATATCCTTGAAAAAGCCGGCGCCGAAGATGCGGATATGGTCATTGCGGTGACCAGTGACGACGCCACCAATATGCTGGCTTGTCAAATTGCCTTCTCGATTTTTAGTACCCCAGTAAAAATAGCCCGTATCCGTTCCGAGCAAATTCTTAAATACAAAAAACGTTTATTCCATAATCAGGATATTCCTGTCGATCACATTATCGCACCAGAACAATTGGTGACCCGTGATATCGCTCGTCTTATCGATTACCCTGGCGCCTTGCAAGTACGAGAGTTTGCCGGCGCGAAAGTATCTCTGGTTGGTATTCGTGCCTACTATGGTGGCCTATTAGTCGGTCATGCCCTATCGACGTTACGAGATCATATTCCTAATATTGATACCCGAGTGGCGGCAATTTATCGTAAAGGTAAGCCTATTCGACCATTAGGTACCACGGTTATCGAGGCCGATGACGAGGTATTCTTTATTGCTGCGACTCGACATATTCGCGCGGTGATGAACGAACTGCAAAAATTAGAACCCGCATATAAACGCATTATGATTGCCGGCGGTGGTCATATTGGTGCTGGTCTTGCGAGAATGCTCGAAAAAAACCATCAGGTAAAACTTATTGAGCGCAACCCACAACGGGCAGAGTATTTATCAAACGAGCTTGATAATGCGTTAGTGTTTAATGGTGACTCGTCCGATCGTGAACTGCTGGTTGAAGAGCACATCGACCAAATCGACGTGTTTATCGCCGTTACCAATGATGATGAAGCCAATATTATGTCCTCCATGGTGGCTAAAGGCTGTGGTGCACGTAAAACCATCGCCTTAATCCAACGTAATGCCTATCACGACATTATCCATGACAACATTCTTGATATCGATATTGCGGTATCACCACAACAAGCCACCATATCGGCGTTATTAACCCATGTACGTAAAGGTGGTGTGGTTAACGCATATAGCTTGCGCCGTGGTGCCGCTGAGTCGGTTGAAATCGTTGCTCATGGTGACGAGCAATCATCAAAAGTGATCGGTCGAGAAATTCAAGACATTAAGCTACCACCGGGGGCAACCATAGGTGCGATTGTGCGTGGCGAAGAAGTACTTATTGCCCACTCCACCACGGTGATTCAGGCTGATGATCACGTCATCCTATTCTTAGTCGATAAGAAATACATCAGTCATATCGAAAAGCTGTTCTCGGTTTCAGCGATTTTCTTCTAA
- a CDS encoding LysM peptidoglycan-binding domain-containing protein: MMKKILITIVCLFTSLLALADELQIKDDAPKNYVVKKGDTLWDISAMYLSEPWLWPKLWRMNPEIVNPHLIYPGDELRLVFDADGNPMLVKGKPTLKWSPQIRKTLKEQNPVTYLPFEVVAPYLDYATVMTGEDFDKAPYVLGGDEKYKSNMEGALLYVKGEVATEQHYAIYKKGEQVIDPDSGKPLGYHAILIGTAEGVRKGSLEEKKPSTLYLQSSNQEIRAGAIIVPVNEGQLYPAFYAMQAAEGKEIDARMIRSRNMVREFGKFEVVLLNKGANENIEMGDVYAINRQSPDVIETKDGPIYEEDASSWYRLTRPNDSDRRVEMPKERIGHLMVFKVLDNTSYAIVLSTSKAVHINDSVNAP; the protein is encoded by the coding sequence ATGATGAAAAAAATACTAATAACCATTGTTTGTCTGTTTACCTCGCTACTCGCCCTTGCGGATGAGTTGCAAATAAAAGACGATGCACCAAAAAACTACGTAGTAAAGAAGGGTGATACCCTTTGGGATATCTCCGCGATGTACCTCAGTGAACCATGGCTGTGGCCTAAGCTGTGGCGTATGAACCCAGAAATCGTTAACCCACATTTAATTTATCCGGGTGATGAATTGCGCTTGGTGTTTGACGCCGATGGTAACCCGATGTTGGTTAAAGGCAAGCCAACATTAAAATGGTCACCACAGATTCGTAAAACCTTAAAAGAGCAAAACCCGGTAACCTATTTACCATTTGAAGTGGTTGCGCCTTATTTAGATTACGCAACCGTAATGACTGGCGAAGACTTTGATAAAGCGCCGTATGTACTGGGTGGCGATGAAAAATACAAATCCAATATGGAAGGCGCCTTATTGTATGTCAAAGGTGAGGTTGCAACAGAGCAACACTACGCCATTTACAAAAAAGGTGAGCAGGTTATCGATCCTGACAGCGGCAAACCGTTAGGTTATCACGCTATTTTGATTGGTACCGCCGAAGGTGTTCGCAAGGGCAGTCTTGAAGAGAAAAAACCATCGACCTTATATTTGCAATCGTCAAATCAGGAAATTCGAGCTGGCGCCATCATAGTGCCGGTCAACGAAGGTCAACTGTATCCAGCATTCTATGCAATGCAGGCAGCCGAAGGTAAAGAGATTGATGCCCGTATGATTCGCTCTCGCAATATGGTGCGCGAATTCGGTAAGTTTGAAGTGGTGCTATTAAACAAGGGCGCTAACGAAAACATCGAAATGGGTGATGTATATGCCATTAATCGACAAAGCCCTGATGTTATCGAAACCAAAGATGGTCCGATTTACGAAGAAGATGCATCAAGCTGGTATCGATTGACCCGACCAAATGACAGTGATCGTCGTGTGGAAATGCCAAAAGAGCGCATTGGTCATCTAATGGTATTTAAAGTGCTTGATAACACCAGCTACGCGATTGTCTTAAGTACGTCTAAAGCTGTGCATATCAATGACTCGGTGAATGCACCTTAA
- a CDS encoding DUF494 family protein, which produces MFDILMYLFENYIHSEAEVMVDHDILTDELTRAGFHQDEIYKALSWLEKLAALQNTDAYPYLTRRPGVSVRIYTPEETRFLDVESRGFLMFLEHINVLDFTTREMVIDRVMELDTKDFNIDDLKWVVLMVLFNVPGKESAYSQMEDLIFDECEGPLH; this is translated from the coding sequence ATGTTCGATATTCTCATGTATCTTTTTGAAAACTATATCCACAGTGAAGCTGAAGTTATGGTGGATCATGACATCCTTACCGACGAATTAACTCGCGCCGGATTCCATCAGGATGAGATCTACAAAGCTTTATCTTGGTTAGAAAAACTAGCCGCGCTGCAAAATACCGATGCATACCCATATTTGACCCGCCGTCCAGGTGTCTCGGTCCGTATTTACACACCTGAAGAAACTCGTTTCCTTGATGTTGAGAGTCGTGGTTTTTTGATGTTCCTTGAACACATTAATGTCCTCGATTTCACTACACGGGAAATGGTTATCGACCGGGTGATGGAATTGGACACCAAAGATTTCAATATTGACGATCTTAAGTGGGTCGTGCTTATGGTGCTGTTTAATGTGCCGGGCAAAGAGTCTGCTTATTCGCAAATGGAAGATTTGATATTTGATGAATGCGAAGGGCCATTGCACTAA